The genomic window AGTAACCACCATGATGTAAGGAGATATTTTAGGCGCAAAGCCCAGGATCTTATGTAAATTAAACACCGCCAAACTATGTTGATGTAAGGTGATAACTCCCAACCATTCCTTTTCTACGCCGGGCATTTCTTGCATGAAATGGGCAGGCACCACTTCTTTGACCTGATCCACAGGAATTCCAAAATCATCTTTTCCAACTTTAAAGGTTACGTACTTCATGAGGATTGAACCCAATTCTTTATTTTTTCAGGTATCAACAACAAGGGAACAATTTCGTCTACCCCACCTAATTCGAGAGCCACTTTTGGCATTCCATAAACAATCGAGGTGGCTTCATCTTGAGCTAAGGTGAACCCTTTACTATCGTGAATTTTTTTAAGCCCTTGCGCACCATCGCTGCCCATACCGGTCAGCACAATACCCATGGCATTCGCGCCGTAAACTTCGGCGATGGATTGTAAGAGCAAATCCCCCGATGGACGTTGAAAACCAACCGGCGCCTCATGACTCAAAAGCAAAATACCGCCCGCGCCCACTTTGAGATGTTTATCATTAGGGGCTAAATAAATAATTCCGGCTTGGGCTTTTTCACCGGCCTCGGCAACTTTAACTTGGAGGGGCACTTCTTGCTTAAGCCAATCCGCAAACCCCTGCACAAAACCATTGGGCAAATGTTGAACTAAAAAAACCGGGGCTGAAAATTTTTCGGGTAAGGCTTTGAGCATTTTACTTAAGGCCTGCGGGCCACCTGTCGAAGCCACGATGCCAACAGCTTTGCCAGAATTGCTTGTCACGGGGGTTTTATTTTTAGCCATTGGCCCTAGCTGGCCTTTTTCAATTTTAGCTAAGGGGTGGCTAATCACTCGAATTCGAGCAAGTAATTTTATTTTCTCTAAAAGTTCAATTTTAGCTTGTTCATCAATCTCATCTCCCATGAACGCCTTTTTTTCCATCACATCGAGGGCACCATAAGAAAGGGCAGTAAAAACTTTGTCTACCCCATGTTCAACTCGATGCACCGAAGCACTTAAAATAAGAATGGGGGTGGGGAAATAGGCCATGATTTGCTTCGTAGCCTCCAGCCCATCCATTCGCGGCATATGAATATCCATAGTAATCAGGTTGGGTTTTAATTTTTCAGCCAAACCCACCGCCTCGACCCCATCTTTGGCAGTACCCACCACCATGATCTGAGGATCGGTATTAAGAATGGCCGCCAAAATTTTGGCCATGAGCGATGAATCTTCGACGATGAGTACGCGAATCAAGTTAACCTCGATAGGGTTTCTAATAAATGGTTTTGATCAAACTCGCCTTTGGTTAAATAGGCATCAGCCCCCACTTCAATGCCCCTTCGCCTTTCTTCTTCTTTGGCTAACGAAGTTACAAAAATAAGGGGAATCTCCCGCCAGCGTTCGGTGGTTCGAACATTCCGGCAGAATTCAATACCATCCATGCGCGGCATTTGAATATCCGAAACAATCGCATCAAAGGTGCCTCTACTTAATTTGTCTAAAGCTTCTAAACCATCCATAGCAGTTTCGATTTCATAACCATGATTTTCTAAAATGGTTTTTTCTAATTCACGCGTGGCCAAAGAATCTTCTACCAACAAAATTTTCTTTCTTTTTTGTTCAACCTTGTTGACGGGTTGTAAAGTTGGCCCTTTCGTTTGAACTTGAGCCAGCTGTTGGCAGATCCCAAAGACATCTAAGATAATCACCACTTCGCCATTGGCTAAAATGGCAGCACCTCCCAAACTTGGGATTTTTCCTAAATAACTCCCCAAATTCTTGATAAACACTTCTTGTTCACCCACAATCGATTCTACCAACAAGGCAACTTGTTTGTTTTGCATTTGCACAATGATTGCTGCCTTTTCAAACTCGGGATGATCTTGATTCAAACCCATGAGGGTGGCTAATGAAAAGGCCGCTAAAGACTTCCCCTTAGCTCGAATAATTTTACGATTGTGGAGCGTAGAAACTTCTTCGGCGTTTAAATGAAGACTGGATTCGAGTTGATCGATAGGAATCGCAAAATGTTTGCCACAGGTTTCTACCAATAGAGCTTGAGCAACCGCAATAGTTAAAGGCAATTCTAATCTAACGGTGGTACCAACTCCCGGTTTTGAGACAATATGCACTTCGCCTTTGAGCTGCAACAATTCCTTTTTAACAACATCCAGGCCAATCCCTCGACCCGATACATCGGTAATAATCGGTGCGGTAGAAAACCCTTCTTGAAAAATCAGCTCGAAAATTTCGTCATCGGTCATGAGGTTGATCTGCCCGATGGTAAAAAGCTGCCGGTCTAAGGCACATTCTTTAAGATAAGCAATATTAATGCCTCGCCCATCGTCTTGAATTTCAATAATCACCTTTCCCCCTTGATGAAAGGCATTTAAATGTAAAATCCCCCCACGAGGTTTGCCGAATTTTTCGCGTTCTTCAGGCAATTCGATCCCATGATCGACTGCATTTTTTAAAATATGGATCAGTGGCCCTTTGATGGCTTCGAGTACTTTTTTGTCGATCTCGGTTTCCATACCTTTGATGATGAGCTGCACTTCTTTCTTTTGTTCGCGAGCCAGGTCGCGAACCAAGCGCGGGAAACCTTCAAAAATAGCGGCGCAGGGCAGCATGCGGATTTCTTTCATGCGTTGTTGTAATTCTTCAATAACCGGGCTTAAATAAAAGATCTCTTCTTGCAATTCATCAAAGAGACGAGACAACCCTGCTTTGAGTTCTCGAGAATAGGCCCTACCCTCTTGAAACTTTGCCAAAATGGGTTCGAGGGGCGCACCTGTTTTAACGGCATTTTCCAACTCCACCAAGGATTGGTCGAGGTGTCTGGCTTCATGGGTGAGTTTTTTGAAGGAGTGAATACGATAAGAAGTGCGAACCTTGTTGATAATAATTTCACCAATGAGATTCAAAAATCGATTGATCTTGCTTAAGGGCACGCGAATCGTTTCATCACCATCGGACACTTGGGGTTGAACCGCGGAGCCTGCTGCAGCAGGCTCGGCAGCCTCCGATGATTCAGCCCGAATCTTTTGCATGTGTTGAGTGATTTCATCTAAAAGATGAAAAACCGAATCGGCACTTGATGCGTTAAAATCAGTCTTGCCCGTCTTTAGGTGACTCAAAACATCTTCAATGGAATGAGCCAATTGTTGAACATCATTAAACCCCATCATGCGCGCTGCACCCTTTAAAGTATGAGCGGCCCGAAAAAGTTCGCCTAACAAGGTTTGATTAAGCGGCTCTTGCTCTAATTGCACCAAGCCTTGGTTAAGGGTATTAAGATACCCTTCGGCTTCGTTCATAAACGTGTCTAAAAATTTCGATTTGTCAATTTTCAAAC from Deltaproteobacteria bacterium includes these protein-coding regions:
- a CDS encoding response regulator codes for the protein MKIDKSKFLDTFMNEAEGYLNTLNQGLVQLEQEPLNQTLLGELFRAAHTLKGAARMMGFNDVQQLAHSIEDVLSHLKTGKTDFNASSADSVFHLLDEITQHMQKIRAESSEAAEPAAAGSAVQPQVSDGDETIRVPLSKINRFLNLIGEIIINKVRTSYRIHSFKKLTHEARHLDQSLVELENAVKTGAPLEPILAKFQEGRAYSRELKAGLSRLFDELQEEIFYLSPVIEELQQRMKEIRMLPCAAIFEGFPRLVRDLAREQKKEVQLIIKGMETEIDKKVLEAIKGPLIHILKNAVDHGIELPEEREKFGKPRGGILHLNAFHQGGKVIIEIQDDGRGINIAYLKECALDRQLFTIGQINLMTDDEIFELIFQEGFSTAPIITDVSGRGIGLDVVKKELLQLKGEVHIVSKPGVGTTVRLELPLTIAVAQALLVETCGKHFAIPIDQLESSLHLNAEEVSTLHNRKIIRAKGKSLAAFSLATLMGLNQDHPEFEKAAIIVQMQNKQVALLVESIVGEQEVFIKNLGSYLGKIPSLGGAAILANGEVVIILDVFGICQQLAQVQTKGPTLQPVNKVEQKRKKILLVEDSLATRELEKTILENHGYEIETAMDGLEALDKLSRGTFDAIVSDIQMPRMDGIEFCRNVRTTERWREIPLIFVTSLAKEEERRRGIEVGADAYLTKGEFDQNHLLETLSRLT
- the cheB gene encoding chemotaxis-specific protein-glutamate methyltransferase CheB, giving the protein MAKILAAILNTDPQIMVVGTAKDGVEAVGLAEKLKPNLITMDIHMPRMDGLEATKQIMAYFPTPILILSASVHRVEHGVDKVFTALSYGALDVMEKKAFMGDEIDEQAKIELLEKIKLLARIRVISHPLAKIEKGQLGPMAKNKTPVTSNSGKAVGIVASTGGPQALSKMLKALPEKFSAPVFLVQHLPNGFVQGFADWLKQEVPLQVKVAEAGEKAQAGIIYLAPNDKHLKVGAGGILLLSHEAPVGFQRPSGDLLLQSIAEVYGANAMGIVLTGMGSDGAQGLKKIHDSKGFTLAQDEATSIVYGMPKVALELGGVDEIVPLLLIPEKIKNWVQSS
- a CDS encoding chemotaxis protein CheW, with the protein product MKYVTFKVGKDDFGIPVDQVKEVVPAHFMQEMPGVEKEWLGVITLHQHSLAVFNLHKILGFAPKISPYIMVVTLKPQLLGLPIDGILGVLEINDHQVDLTEKMLGISGVARMEGKTLFLLNLASLLGEKVAS